One Candidatus Ornithobacterium hominis genomic region harbors:
- a CDS encoding low molecular weight protein-tyrosine-phosphatase, with protein MRILMLCLGNICRSPLAEGILRNKIGNRNIEVDSAGTNGLHVGELPDPRSIEIAELNNIDITDQRSRKFTTEDFDTFDAIYVMDSGNYNTVMDLARNHKDQYKVELIMNLVSPGMNQNVPDPYYGGTQGFHQVFEMLDHATDKIIEDYDRRNG; from the coding sequence ATGAGAATTTTAATGCTTTGTTTAGGAAATATTTGCCGTTCTCCTCTCGCAGAGGGAATTTTAAGAAATAAGATTGGTAATCGTAATATAGAAGTTGACTCTGCTGGTACCAACGGTTTACATGTTGGTGAATTGCCCGATCCTCGCTCTATTGAGATTGCAGAACTAAACAATATTGATATAACAGACCAAAGAAGTCGAAAATTCACAACAGAGGATTTTGATACTTTTGATGCCATTTATGTAATGGATTCAGGGAATTACAATACCGTGATGGATTTAGCTAGAAATCATAAAGACCAGTACAAAGTTGAACTCATCATGAATTTGGTTTCACCTGGAATGAATCAAAATGTTCCTGATCCTTACTATGGTGGAACGCAAGGTTTTCATCAAGTTTTTGAAATGCTAGATCATGCAACTGATAAAATTATAGAAGATTACGACAGAAGAAATGGATAA
- a CDS encoding SAM-dependent methyltransferase, with protein sequence MDKPIVYLIPNFLGNESISSQVFPPYNIEVIQNLIHFLVENEKSARRFIKKVCPDKSQQDLKIEILNKKTPKEIIPEFLKPLKNQQNIGIISEAGMPGIADPGSQFLQLVHSLGFSVEPLIGPSSILLALVSSGLNGQNFCFNGYLPIDSRERKNNLKNLEKLSEQNGSAQIFMETPYRNNQLLKDILSTLKPSTILSISCDLTLPTQLIETCSVDEWRKKKTDLHKRPAIFIIQNSFD encoded by the coding sequence ATGGATAAGCCTATCGTTTATTTAATTCCTAATTTTTTGGGCAATGAAAGCATATCTTCTCAGGTTTTCCCACCTTATAATATAGAAGTTATCCAAAATTTAATTCATTTTTTGGTAGAAAATGAGAAATCTGCACGCCGATTTATCAAAAAAGTTTGCCCAGATAAGTCTCAACAGGATTTGAAAATTGAAATTTTAAACAAAAAAACTCCAAAAGAAATTATCCCAGAATTTCTAAAGCCTTTAAAAAATCAACAAAATATCGGTATTATTTCTGAAGCTGGGATGCCTGGAATTGCTGACCCTGGCAGTCAATTTCTACAGTTGGTACATTCACTAGGTTTTAGTGTTGAGCCGCTCATTGGCCCTTCCTCCATTTTGTTGGCATTGGTTTCCTCTGGGCTGAATGGTCAAAATTTTTGTTTTAACGGCTATTTACCTATTGATTCACGTGAACGTAAAAATAACTTAAAGAATTTAGAAAAACTAAGTGAGCAAAATGGGAGTGCTCAAATTTTTATGGAAACTCCCTACCGCAATAATCAGTTACTGAAAGATATTTTGAGTACTCTTAAGCCAAGCACCATTCTCTCGATAAGTTGCGATCTCACGTTACCTACTCAATTAATTGAGACTTGTAGTGTTGATGAGTGGCGTAAAAAAAAGACAGACCTTCATAAAAGGCCTGCCATTTTCATTATTCAAAATTCTTTTGATTGA
- a CDS encoding OmpA/MotB family protein gives MKKTLILAGFSALMMTSCVSKKKYDELQSEFEKVFAAQQTCNNQLTRCESDRSSIQAQLDASKANLNSLQSALDQCLNAQSTGNVNITKLIEQIDASNSYIKQLIASKSKSDSLNMVLTNNLTRSLSRDEMRDIDVQVQKGVVFISLSDNMLYRSGSYEISSEANEVLGKIAKIIKDYPTYDVMVEGNTDNVPISKTNIRNNWDLSALRASSVVQALQEQHGVDPKRMTAGGRGEYNSISSNDTPSGRAENRRTEIIILPNLEQFMELIGQAPRG, from the coding sequence ATGAAGAAAACATTAATTTTAGCCGGGTTTTCAGCTTTGATGATGACGAGCTGTGTAAGTAAGAAAAAATATGACGAGTTGCAGTCAGAATTTGAAAAAGTTTTTGCTGCTCAGCAAACTTGTAACAATCAGTTGACGCGTTGCGAAAGTGATAGATCATCTATCCAAGCACAATTGGATGCCTCTAAAGCAAATTTAAATTCACTACAAAGTGCGCTAGACCAGTGTTTAAATGCCCAAAGCACAGGAAATGTAAACATTACTAAATTAATTGAGCAAATTGACGCATCAAATTCTTATATCAAACAATTGATTGCTAGTAAAAGTAAGAGCGATTCACTAAACATGGTCTTGACTAATAATCTTACAAGATCTTTATCTAGAGATGAGATGAGAGATATTGATGTGCAAGTGCAGAAGGGAGTTGTGTTTATCTCACTGTCTGACAACATGTTATATCGTTCAGGAAGTTATGAGATTTCATCTGAGGCTAATGAAGTTTTAGGTAAAATTGCTAAGATTATCAAAGACTACCCAACTTATGATGTGATGGTAGAAGGTAATACTGATAATGTGCCAATTTCTAAAACTAATATTAGAAATAACTGGGATCTGAGCGCGTTGCGTGCTTCATCTGTCGTGCAAGCTTTGCAAGAGCAGCATGGAGTTGATCCTAAGCGTATGACTGCTGGTGGTAGAGGTGAATACAATAGTATTTCATCTAACGACACCCCAAGCGGAAGAGCAGAAAATAGAAGAACAGAAATTATTATTCTTCCTAATTTAGAGCAATTTATGGAATTAATTGGTCAAGCACCAAGAGGTTAA
- a CDS encoding ion transporter, whose protein sequence is MTKKSIKKKENFREKVHSIIFESNTYWGKFFDVALLIVIVISIVLLMLDSVDTYKFKYHNIFVTIEWFLTFLFSLEYLFRLYSVKKPSSYAKSFYGIIDLLSILPTYLEFLIHGSQFFMVFRVMRLLRVFRIFKLVHFLDARNTLAYSLRASWYKISYFLLFLILIVCVIGTAMFLVEGSNPESRFDNIPISIYWCIVTLTTVGYGDISPITPLGQFLASCIMILGYSIIAVPTGIVTSELTRKIQKEENLVTEVCKNCGEEHHLPDAKHCHRCGYELLEE, encoded by the coding sequence GTGACTAAAAAATCTATTAAAAAAAAAGAAAACTTCAGAGAGAAAGTACATAGCATCATTTTTGAATCCAATACTTATTGGGGTAAATTTTTTGATGTCGCTTTACTCATAGTCATCGTTATCAGTATCGTTTTGCTGATGCTAGATTCCGTTGATACCTACAAATTCAAATATCATAATATTTTTGTGACCATCGAATGGTTTTTAACTTTTCTTTTTTCGCTAGAATACCTATTTCGTCTATACTCCGTCAAAAAACCAAGCTCATATGCTAAGAGTTTTTATGGTATTATTGATTTATTATCCATTTTGCCTACTTATTTAGAATTTCTCATCCACGGTTCTCAATTTTTTATGGTTTTTCGGGTGATGCGGCTCTTACGAGTTTTTAGAATATTTAAATTAGTACATTTTTTAGATGCTCGCAACACTTTAGCTTATAGCCTACGCGCAAGTTGGTACAAAATTTCATACTTTTTATTATTTTTAATCTTAATTGTCTGCGTCATTGGGACAGCCATGTTTTTGGTTGAAGGCAGCAATCCTGAGTCTAGGTTTGATAACATCCCCATTAGCATCTATTGGTGCATCGTTACTTTGACTACGGTAGGCTATGGCGACATCTCGCCCATCACTCCATTGGGGCAATTTTTAGCTTCTTGCATCATGATTTTAGGTTATTCAATCATTGCCGTGCCTACTGGTATCGTTACCTCTGAGCTGACAAGAAAGATACAAAAAGAGGAAAATTTAGTAACTGAAGTCTGCAAAAACTGTGGCGAAGAACACCACTTGCCCGATGCTAAACACTGCCACCGATGTGGCTATGAATTATTAGAAGAATGA
- a CDS encoding 23S rRNA (pseudouridine(1915)-N(3))-methyltransferase RlmH, protein MKIKLISVGKTSQKEIISLFSYYKERLPKIFNFESLEIKELKNRSSLSEIEQKNQEAKLILEQINFSDFIILLDEKGKSFTSKDFANYINQKLISNQQSIVFIIGGPYGFGDEIIQRANEKVSLSAMTFTHQMIRLFFIEQLYRAYSILTNKKYHHE, encoded by the coding sequence ATGAAAATCAAATTAATATCAGTTGGCAAAACCAGCCAAAAAGAAATTATAAGTTTATTTAGCTACTATAAAGAGCGATTGCCTAAAATTTTTAATTTTGAAAGCCTTGAAATAAAGGAGCTCAAAAATAGAAGTTCTCTTTCTGAAATTGAACAAAAAAACCAAGAAGCAAAGTTAATTTTAGAGCAAATCAACTTCAGTGATTTTATCATTTTGCTAGACGAAAAAGGAAAATCATTTACTTCAAAAGATTTTGCTAACTACATCAATCAAAAGTTAATTTCTAATCAACAAAGCATCGTTTTTATCATCGGAGGTCCCTATGGCTTTGGAGATGAAATAATACAACGTGCCAACGAAAAAGTTTCTCTCTCGGCAATGACGTTTACACATCAGATGATTCGTCTTTTTTTCATTGAACAACTTTACCGAGCTTACTCTATTTTGACCAACAAAAAATATCATCATGAATAA
- a CDS encoding CPBP family intramembrane glutamic endopeptidase produces the protein MNKFLNQKYNYSLSFWEVIACFILVLIAQVAGGIVGFIFNYLGLEDLGFILSFFTGFSLALVLLFYLKKLPFQVYKDMLLTGLKWKLWLLAIGIYLSILPFSEYTANLIPTEGIPFLEKIYQDFVETFKSILSKPISAFITICILAPILEESIFRGFILQGLLNSKTHPIWAIFFSGILFGFAHLNPWQFIGAGILGICFGFIYWRTGSLLLCIFLHFINNFISFVYSLKSQNVEEPFFEENFLLIGSSLLLFFILIYTMIKITPHAHLRYSESK, from the coding sequence ATGAATAAATTTCTTAATCAAAAATACAACTACAGCCTAAGTTTTTGGGAGGTTATCGCCTGTTTTATTCTCGTATTAATCGCTCAAGTTGCTGGAGGCATCGTTGGGTTTATTTTCAACTACTTAGGGCTCGAAGACTTAGGCTTTATCTTATCATTTTTTACAGGATTCAGCCTAGCTTTAGTTTTACTTTTTTATTTAAAAAAATTACCCTTTCAAGTCTACAAAGACATGCTACTTACGGGGTTGAAGTGGAAATTGTGGCTGCTCGCCATTGGAATTTACCTTTCAATTTTGCCCTTTAGTGAATACACGGCGAATTTAATCCCTACCGAAGGCATTCCATTTTTAGAAAAAATTTATCAAGATTTTGTAGAGACATTCAAATCCATTTTAAGCAAACCCATTTCTGCATTCATTACCATTTGTATTTTAGCTCCAATTTTAGAAGAAAGCATCTTCAGAGGCTTTATTTTACAAGGCTTATTAAATTCCAAAACACATCCTATTTGGGCCATTTTCTTTAGCGGAATTTTGTTTGGTTTCGCCCATCTCAATCCTTGGCAATTCATAGGAGCAGGGATTTTAGGCATTTGTTTCGGATTTATTTACTGGCGCACAGGCTCTTTACTACTTTGCATTTTTTTGCATTTTATCAATAATTTTATCAGCTTTGTTTACAGTCTAAAAAGTCAAAATGTAGAAGAACCTTTTTTTGAAGAAAATTTTTTATTGATAGGCAGCTCTTTGCTCCTCTTTTTTATACTCATTTATACCATGATTAAAATTACTCCACATGCTCATCTTCGCTACTCAGAATCCAAATAA
- the rdgB gene encoding RdgB/HAM1 family non-canonical purine NTP pyrophosphatase: MLIFATQNPNKTKEIRKILPHWEIKSLDDLNDKDDVEETGNTFRENAFLKAKYFFNKYQHPVISEDSGLCVPSLNMEPGIYSARYSGEKNDKKNIEKLIRKLNGQSADAFFMTVICLIQNVEPHYFEGKIHGKIITEARGEKGFGYDPIFVPHGYEKTFAQIGAEEKNKISHRALALEKLIEFLS, encoded by the coding sequence ATGCTCATCTTCGCTACTCAGAATCCAAATAAAACCAAAGAAATCAGGAAAATTCTACCCCACTGGGAAATCAAAAGTCTTGATGATTTAAATGATAAAGATGATGTGGAAGAAACGGGAAATACGTTTAGAGAAAATGCTTTTTTAAAGGCTAAATATTTTTTCAATAAATATCAACATCCCGTAATTTCAGAAGATTCTGGCTTGTGCGTTCCATCGCTAAATATGGAGCCAGGCATTTATTCTGCTCGCTATTCTGGGGAAAAAAATGATAAAAAAAACATTGAAAAATTGATCCGTAAACTTAATGGGCAGTCGGCTGACGCATTTTTCATGACTGTGATTTGCCTAATACAAAATGTTGAACCTCACTATTTTGAAGGGAAAATACATGGGAAAATAATAACAGAAGCTCGTGGCGAAAAAGGCTTTGGCTACGACCCTATTTTTGTACCCCACGGCTACGAAAAAACATTTGCCCAAATCGGTGCTGAAGAAAAAAATAAAATCTCACACCGTGCCTTAGCTTTAGAAAAATTGATAGAATTTTTATCTTAG
- the dnaJ gene encoding molecular chaperone DnaJ, whose amino-acid sequence MSKRDYYEILGVERTATQAEIKKAYRKIALQNHPDRNPGNKAAEEKFKEAAEAYEVLSDDNKRQRYDQFGHAGMGGAGGFGGGGMNMEDIFANFGDIFGSAFGGGGFGFGGGRGQRQPRGSNLRIRVKLNLQEMVEGVTKKMKVTRMVLADGATFKTCPTCKGSGQQVRIINTPLGQMQTATTCGTCSGTGKIADKIPNGANKQGLIKKDETVEVKIPAGAREGIQMQVRGKGNEAAFGGPAGDLLVVIEEEQHAEIHRDGNNLHYDLFVGLPDVILGADVEVPTATGKAKIKIEPGTQSGKVLRLKGKGLPSLEGYGTGDLFIHVNAFIPKKLSSEEMKFFEKMRGNENFEPDQENKSKSFFDKVKEMFD is encoded by the coding sequence ATGTCAAAAAGAGATTATTACGAAATTTTAGGTGTAGAAAGAACAGCCACACAAGCTGAAATCAAAAAGGCTTATCGTAAAATAGCCCTACAAAACCACCCTGATAGAAATCCAGGGAATAAAGCTGCAGAAGAAAAATTCAAAGAAGCGGCAGAAGCTTACGAAGTCTTGAGTGATGATAATAAACGCCAGCGCTACGACCAGTTTGGCCATGCAGGTATGGGCGGTGCTGGCGGCTTTGGCGGAGGTGGCATGAATATGGAAGATATCTTTGCTAATTTTGGAGACATCTTTGGAAGTGCCTTCGGTGGCGGAGGTTTTGGATTCGGTGGTGGAAGAGGCCAACGCCAACCCAGAGGTTCTAATTTGAGAATCAGAGTTAAGCTTAATTTGCAAGAGATGGTGGAAGGCGTGACCAAAAAAATGAAAGTGACACGAATGGTCTTAGCTGATGGAGCTACGTTTAAAACTTGCCCTACATGTAAGGGTAGTGGGCAACAGGTGCGTATAATAAATACGCCACTCGGGCAAATGCAGACTGCGACAACTTGTGGCACTTGTAGCGGAACGGGCAAAATTGCAGATAAAATTCCAAATGGAGCTAATAAGCAAGGTTTAATCAAAAAAGATGAAACCGTGGAGGTGAAAATCCCAGCTGGAGCAAGAGAGGGAATCCAAATGCAGGTAAGAGGCAAAGGAAATGAGGCAGCTTTTGGCGGCCCAGCAGGTGATTTGCTGGTAGTGATAGAGGAGGAGCAACATGCTGAAATTCACCGTGATGGGAATAATTTGCATTACGATTTATTCGTTGGGTTACCAGATGTAATTTTAGGAGCAGATGTAGAAGTTCCTACTGCCACAGGAAAAGCAAAAATTAAAATTGAACCAGGAACGCAATCAGGTAAAGTGCTTCGCCTGAAAGGTAAAGGTTTACCGAGTTTAGAAGGCTATGGCACGGGGGATTTGTTCATTCATGTCAATGCCTTTATTCCTAAGAAATTAAGTTCAGAGGAGATGAAATTTTTTGAAAAAATGCGTGGAAATGAAAATTTTGAACCTGACCAAGAGAATAAATCTAAATCATTTTTTGATAAAGTTAAAGAAATGTTTGACTAA
- a CDS encoding nucleotide exchange factor GrpE, protein MSQEQQNKHQELDENEELTTDEATENQNQKNKVLKEPSIQEQLEEEKNKYVRLYAEFDNFKKRSLKEREEQRFLANQSLMETLLPVLDDFERAIKELKKEEEENMLKGIELIQQKLVESLEKKGLKKLEVENGNEFDAELHEAVTQVDSPNEEMKGKIIDIIETGYQLGERVIRYPKVVVGK, encoded by the coding sequence ATGAGCCAAGAGCAACAGAATAAACATCAAGAATTAGATGAAAATGAAGAATTGACCACTGATGAAGCGACTGAAAATCAAAATCAAAAAAATAAAGTTTTGAAAGAACCGAGCATTCAAGAACAACTAGAAGAAGAAAAAAATAAGTACGTAAGGTTGTACGCAGAGTTTGATAACTTCAAAAAAAGAAGCCTAAAAGAAAGAGAAGAGCAACGTTTTTTGGCTAATCAATCCTTGATGGAAACCTTGCTTCCTGTTTTAGATGATTTTGAAAGAGCCATTAAAGAACTCAAAAAAGAAGAAGAAGAAAATATGCTAAAAGGAATTGAGCTCATTCAGCAAAAATTAGTGGAAAGCTTAGAAAAAAAAGGCTTAAAAAAACTAGAAGTTGAAAATGGAAATGAATTTGATGCAGAATTACACGAGGCTGTGACACAGGTTGATTCACCAAATGAAGAGATGAAAGGAAAAATCATTGACATTATAGAAACAGGATATCAATTAGGGGAGAGAGTGATTCGTTACCCCAAAGTTGTAGTCGGTAAATAA
- a CDS encoding RNA recognition motif domain-containing protein, which yields MNIFVTKLNRETTDEDLRELFENYGTVDSSKIIIDRETGRSKCFGFVEMPNDDEAREAIENLNETDFQNFNIVVKKANPKPNNEGRDSRNNYRR from the coding sequence ATGAACATTTTTGTAACAAAATTAAACCGAGAAACCACTGACGAAGATTTAAGAGAATTATTTGAAAACTACGGCACTGTAGACTCTTCAAAAATCATCATCGACAGAGAAACTGGAAGATCCAAATGCTTTGGCTTTGTGGAAATGCCCAATGATGATGAAGCTAGAGAGGCTATAGAAAATTTAAATGAAACTGATTTTCAGAATTTTAATATCGTTGTGAAAAAAGCAAATCCAAAACCTAACAACGAAGGTAGAGATAGTAGAAATAACTACAGGAGATAA
- a CDS encoding S46 family peptidase produces MKRIVLSLILCFSGVFTFADEGMWLMAFIDRLKYSDWQKEGLHLTPEEIYSVNQASLKDAIVSFGGYCTGEVVSNQGLVFTNHHCGYGAIAQLSTPENDYLHDGFWAKSFEEELKPDNLYVRFLVRMDNVTSRIVRQLNDKMTSEQRGEIINAEIEKIKRENNENGRYEVVVKDFYGGNEFYYFVYQDYHDVRLVGTPPESVGKYGGTYDNWEWPRHTGDFSIFRVYADANGNPAEYSPSNVPLKPKHHLPIKKGGVKPGDFAMTIGYPGSTERYMSSFGIQQALDIEFPAWIDAAANARAVLKKYMDSDNAINLNYASKYASIDNYWKNRIGMTQALNKLRTYDKKKEIEKNLTQWIDNDPTRKAKYGNVLKDIQNYYQISNDYIANQTYISRGVLPGSSLVLVAYRMKNLFDTYHRQDAENQKNMLPQVHERIESQYENFSTELEREALAVLLQKYYENTAEIYHHKALKDALKEYGNFSQFVEANYENSIFRNATALKQAFANNDLEAFNNDPIFKISAGLIHSYQNVPENVRQAEEKYEKAYRLFIQALRESQPNKVFYPDANFTMRLSTGKVVSLPENPTRPSDVSSNYYTTLKGGMRKFLPNSEFDMPTELIRLYNTQTFGQWADENGNMPVCFLTDNDITGGNSGSPVIGGNGELLGLAFDGNWEAMSGDIEFEKDLQRTINVDIRYVMFIIEQLSGANRIINELDFVD; encoded by the coding sequence ATGAAGAGAATTGTTCTATCACTAATTTTGTGTTTTAGTGGTGTTTTCACTTTTGCAGATGAAGGAATGTGGCTAATGGCTTTTATTGACCGATTAAAATATTCTGACTGGCAAAAAGAAGGTTTACATTTGACGCCCGAAGAAATCTATAGTGTTAACCAAGCAAGTTTAAAAGATGCTATCGTCAGTTTTGGGGGCTATTGTACTGGTGAAGTGGTATCTAATCAAGGTTTAGTTTTTACCAATCACCACTGTGGGTACGGGGCTATTGCACAGCTTTCTACGCCAGAAAATGATTATTTACATGATGGTTTTTGGGCAAAAAGCTTTGAAGAAGAATTAAAGCCTGACAATCTTTATGTTCGTTTTTTGGTAAGAATGGATAATGTGACCAGCAGAATCGTGCGCCAGTTGAATGACAAGATGACGTCAGAACAAAGAGGAGAAATCATAAATGCTGAGATTGAAAAAATTAAGAGAGAAAATAATGAAAATGGTAGGTATGAGGTTGTTGTGAAAGATTTCTATGGAGGTAATGAGTTCTATTATTTTGTATATCAAGATTATCATGATGTCAGATTGGTTGGGACTCCACCAGAATCGGTAGGAAAATATGGTGGAACTTACGACAATTGGGAGTGGCCAAGACATACTGGGGATTTTTCAATTTTTAGAGTTTATGCAGATGCCAACGGAAATCCAGCTGAATATTCTCCGTCTAATGTTCCTTTGAAGCCAAAACATCATTTGCCCATCAAAAAAGGTGGTGTGAAGCCTGGCGATTTTGCTATGACTATAGGATATCCTGGTAGTACAGAGCGTTATATGTCTTCATTTGGAATTCAGCAAGCGCTAGATATCGAGTTTCCTGCATGGATTGATGCGGCGGCTAATGCTAGAGCGGTTCTAAAAAAATATATGGATAGTGATAATGCAATTAATTTAAATTATGCTTCTAAATATGCAAGCATCGATAACTACTGGAAAAATCGTATTGGCATGACCCAGGCTCTGAATAAGCTAAGAACTTATGATAAGAAAAAAGAAATTGAAAAAAATCTAACACAATGGATTGATAATGACCCAACTCGAAAAGCTAAATACGGCAATGTGCTAAAAGATATTCAAAATTATTATCAAATCTCTAATGATTATATAGCTAACCAAACTTATATTTCTCGTGGAGTATTGCCAGGTAGTTCTCTGGTATTGGTTGCTTACCGAATGAAAAATCTTTTTGATACTTATCACCGTCAAGATGCCGAAAATCAAAAGAATATGCTACCTCAAGTTCATGAAAGAATCGAATCTCAGTATGAGAACTTTAGCACTGAACTGGAGCGAGAAGCTTTAGCCGTTTTGCTTCAAAAATATTATGAAAATACGGCTGAAATTTATCATCATAAAGCCTTGAAAGATGCTTTAAAAGAATATGGAAACTTCAGTCAATTTGTAGAAGCAAACTATGAAAATTCAATTTTCAGAAATGCTACAGCGCTCAAGCAAGCTTTTGCTAACAATGATTTAGAAGCGTTTAACAATGACCCTATTTTTAAGATTTCAGCTGGTTTGATTCATTCTTATCAAAATGTGCCAGAAAATGTAAGGCAAGCGGAAGAAAAATATGAGAAAGCCTATCGTTTATTCATTCAAGCCTTGAGAGAATCTCAACCAAACAAAGTGTTCTACCCCGATGCCAATTTCACTATGCGCTTGAGTACGGGGAAAGTAGTTTCTTTGCCAGAGAATCCTACACGGCCAAGCGATGTTTCTTCAAATTACTACACTACTTTGAAGGGCGGTATGAGAAAATTCTTGCCTAATTCTGAATTTGATATGCCAACCGAACTCATTCGTCTTTATAACACTCAGACTTTTGGGCAATGGGCAGATGAAAATGGGAACATGCCTGTTTGTTTCTTGACTGATAATGACATCACTGGTGGAAACTCTGGCTCTCCTGTGATTGGCGGGAATGGCGAATTACTGGGCTTGGCTTTTGACGGAAACTGGGAAGCTATGAGTGGTGACATTGAGTTTGAAAAAGATTTGCAACGCACCATCAATGTAGACATTCGCTATGTGATGTTTATCATCGAGCAACTATCTGGTGCCAATAGAATCATCAATGAACTTGATTTTGTAGATTAA
- a CDS encoding phosphatase PAP2 family protein: MMIFSKLKYFLSLIFLYFILATILTQFYSKVELHQLLNTFNTPALDFFFKYYTHIGYGAVSLIFIPYVLYKKSLKNLLLGILNFLIAGLSVQFFKKIIIGDILRPINYFTPKDLHLIEGVSLNSHYSFPSGHSATSIAFFLFLAYLFYKNKYLQILFAFMGILGAYSRVYLSQHFIEDTIAGGMLGVSAFFISYAIVNRINCDALQRRIFSPNKLKNKE, from the coding sequence ATGATGATTTTCAGTAAATTAAAATATTTTTTAAGCCTTATATTTTTATACTTTATTTTAGCTACAATTCTCACACAATTTTATTCAAAAGTAGAATTGCATCAGCTCTTAAATACCTTTAACACACCTGCTCTAGACTTTTTTTTCAAATACTATACACACATCGGCTACGGAGCTGTTTCATTGATTTTCATCCCGTACGTTTTATACAAAAAATCTCTAAAAAATTTACTTCTCGGTATCCTAAATTTCTTGATTGCAGGGCTTAGCGTTCAGTTCTTTAAAAAAATAATCATAGGAGATATACTTCGCCCTATTAATTATTTCACGCCAAAGGATTTACATCTTATCGAGGGCGTTTCTTTAAACTCACATTATTCCTTCCCATCAGGGCATTCTGCCACAAGTATTGCTTTTTTTCTTTTTTTAGCCTATTTATTCTACAAAAATAAATATCTCCAAATTCTTTTTGCATTCATGGGCATTTTAGGAGCTTATTCTAGAGTTTATTTGTCTCAGCATTTTATAGAAGACACCATTGCAGGCGGAATGTTGGGCGTTAGCGCATTTTTTATCAGCTATGCTATCGTCAATAGAATTAACTGCGACGCATTGCAAAGAAGAATCTTCTCCCCAAATAAGCTGAAAAACAAAGAATAA
- a CDS encoding amidohydrolase produces the protein MIKTLNINLLQYDISWENPAKNFQQIQALESYFSDSDIIFLPEMFSTGFSMNVEKIAEKTFGESFQFLQKLAKKHHALVVGSIPVEEKGSFYNRMYWVEPNETFQIYDKRHLFSFAGEDKFYSAGKSRKIFSYQNWSFLPQICYDLRFPVFARNKNDYEVLFYIANWPKSRINAWNQLLKARAIENQCFVVGVNRTGIDGNGIAYNGKSQVINPLGEKIEPLQPHECVLQFSLDFLSLKKIREKFPFLKDADEFHLKF, from the coding sequence ATGATTAAAACGCTAAATATCAACTTATTACAATACGATATTTCATGGGAAAATCCAGCTAAAAACTTTCAACAAATTCAGGCTCTTGAATCCTATTTCTCTGATTCAGATATTATCTTCCTGCCCGAAATGTTTTCTACGGGATTTAGTATGAATGTAGAAAAAATAGCAGAAAAAACATTCGGAGAATCCTTCCAATTTCTACAAAAATTAGCCAAAAAACACCATGCGCTTGTCGTAGGTAGCATTCCTGTGGAAGAAAAAGGAAGCTTCTACAATCGAATGTATTGGGTGGAACCCAACGAAACTTTCCAAATCTATGATAAAAGACATCTTTTTTCCTTTGCAGGAGAAGATAAATTTTATTCAGCAGGGAAAAGTCGGAAAATTTTCAGTTACCAGAATTGGAGTTTCTTGCCACAGATTTGCTATGATTTGAGGTTTCCAGTTTTTGCAAGAAATAAAAATGATTATGAAGTTTTATTTTACATTGCCAATTGGCCCAAATCTCGAATCAATGCTTGGAATCAATTATTAAAAGCTCGAGCTATTGAAAATCAATGCTTTGTAGTTGGAGTTAACCGCACTGGAATAGATGGGAATGGGATTGCCTACAACGGTAAGTCCCAAGTCATCAATCCTTTGGGTGAAAAAATAGAACCACTCCAACCACACGAATGCGTTTTACAATTTAGCTTAGATTTTTTAAGCCTTAAAAAAATTCGAGAAAAATTCCCTTTCCTCAAAGATGCTGATGAGTTTCATCTCAAATTTTAA